Proteins encoded within one genomic window of Thermococcus celer Vu 13 = JCM 8558:
- a CDS encoding ABC transporter permease → MRHVLAIVNKELREYLLKPGSISWGLVFPLVFTLAFIVRFGDVDHLAPGLISISALFATTSFVSSSLIFERRLKTFERLLLAPIRYGEIVLAKVLVASLFGLMVSLITLVLVKYFMVYPVWNWPLTILFLILANVAFSAFGLYIALAVEKPINVMTWLNLLRLPMMFTSGAIESLTLFPRWFLVVGILTPMTYSVDGLRYSMLYYYDVVAPLYALLALILIATTFMALSVRRIKALY, encoded by the coding sequence ATGAGGCACGTTCTCGCTATAGTGAACAAGGAGCTCAGGGAGTACCTGTTGAAACCTGGCTCGATCAGCTGGGGTCTCGTGTTCCCCCTCGTGTTCACCCTTGCCTTCATCGTTCGCTTCGGCGACGTCGACCACCTCGCCCCTGGTCTCATCAGCATCTCGGCCCTCTTCGCGACGACCTCCTTCGTCTCCTCGTCGCTGATATTCGAGAGGCGCCTCAAAACGTTCGAGCGTCTCCTCCTCGCCCCGATTCGATACGGGGAGATAGTCCTCGCCAAGGTCCTCGTGGCTTCGCTCTTCGGCCTCATGGTGAGCCTGATAACGCTCGTCCTTGTGAAGTACTTCATGGTCTACCCCGTCTGGAACTGGCCCCTCACTATTCTCTTCCTCATCCTGGCCAACGTGGCCTTCTCCGCCTTCGGTCTCTACATAGCGCTGGCCGTTGAGAAGCCGATAAACGTCATGACGTGGCTCAACCTGCTCAGGCTCCCCATGATGTTCACCAGCGGTGCTATCGAGTCCCTCACGCTCTTTCCGAGGTGGTTCCTCGTCGTGGGCATCCTGACGCCGATGACGTACTCGGTCGACGGGCTCAGGTACTCGATGCTGTACTACTACGACGTCGTGGCGCCCCTCTATGCCCTGCTCGCGCTCATCCTCATAGCAACGACCTTCATGGCGCTCTCCGTGAGGAGGATAAAGGCCCTCTACTGA
- a CDS encoding ABC transporter ATP-binding protein has product MRAVIEVRKLTKRYGDFTAVDGISFEVRKGEIFGFLGPNGAGKTTTVRMLSTLTSITAGEAYVNGYDVKTQRLEVKRSIGLVPDVSNLYDELTVEENLRFLARLYDAPMENVSRLIEEFNLPAKRKFGKLSSGYKRRATIAAALVHEPPVLFMDEPTVALDVQSAKLVREMILALNKTGKTIFLTTHNMWEAEVLPHRIAIINRGKIVALGKRNELRKLVGAGVRVRLRVEPIGNRLLKFLEPYSPTFDEDSIVVTVKDPDEFLEEFWKVKESLGLTVRHISTELPSIEEVFLELTESNEDKTCPVSCGGCPI; this is encoded by the coding sequence GTGAGGGCCGTTATAGAGGTCAGAAAGCTGACCAAGAGGTACGGTGACTTCACGGCCGTCGATGGGATAAGCTTTGAGGTCAGGAAGGGGGAGATATTCGGGTTCCTTGGCCCCAACGGAGCCGGAAAGACCACCACCGTTAGGATGCTCTCGACCCTTACTTCGATAACGGCCGGTGAGGCCTACGTGAACGGTTACGACGTTAAGACCCAGAGGCTGGAAGTTAAGCGTAGCATCGGCCTCGTCCCGGACGTCTCGAACCTCTACGATGAGTTAACGGTCGAGGAGAACCTCCGCTTTCTGGCCAGGCTGTACGACGCTCCAATGGAGAACGTCTCCCGCCTGATAGAGGAGTTCAACCTCCCGGCGAAGAGGAAGTTCGGGAAACTCAGCTCGGGATACAAGAGACGGGCTACCATCGCGGCGGCGCTGGTTCACGAACCCCCCGTGCTCTTCATGGACGAGCCCACCGTGGCGCTGGACGTTCAGTCGGCCAAGCTCGTCAGGGAGATGATACTGGCCCTCAACAAAACCGGGAAGACGATTTTCCTGACCACCCACAACATGTGGGAGGCCGAGGTTCTGCCCCATCGAATAGCGATAATCAACCGCGGGAAAATCGTGGCCCTGGGGAAGAGGAACGAGCTGAGGAAACTCGTGGGGGCGGGTGTTAGGGTGAGGCTCAGGGTCGAGCCCATCGGCAACAGGCTTTTGAAGTTCCTCGAGCCGTATAGCCCGACGTTCGACGAGGACTCGATAGTGGTTACCGTAAAAGATCCTGATGAGTTCCTTGAGGAGTTCTGGAAGGTCAAGGAAAGCCTCGGACTTACCGTGAGGCACATCTCCACGGAACTCCCGAGCATCGAGGAGGTCTTCCTCGAGCTCACGGAGAGCAACGAGGACAAAACCTGTCCCGTGAGCTGTGGGGGGTGTCCCATATGA